Proteins co-encoded in one Desulfitobacterium hafniense DCB-2 genomic window:
- a CDS encoding protein-glutamate methylesterase/protein-glutamine glutaminase: MNQPKSPITVLIVDDSPFMRLTLQKILSQDPEIKVLDTARDGKEGIEKLQALRPQVVTMDIEMPQIDGLQALGEIMRWQPTPIIILSALTTEGAQASVKALEAGAFDVVAKPSGGPGADIQALARDLIDKVKAAAQVNLGRLGKKGAVSRISPASGSRPPWTAGAASENTNRLSSLGSTSSTLGSAKGRSLDSGEALPKYPVEIVAIGTSTGGPSALQAVLTQLPGNLPVPVLVAQHMPPGFTAPLAQRLNGMSPLTIREGVHGEALKAGTIYFAPAGKQMQVQSRGSQLILHIGDESPITTLYHPSVDVMFMSLAKEVGKGTLGVVMTGMGNDGLRGMREIKERGGYAIAEAEETCVVYGMPRAIVDAGLANRVAPLGEIARHIVECVQRR; this comes from the coding sequence ATGAATCAGCCTAAATCCCCAATCACCGTTTTGATTGTGGATGATTCACCTTTTATGCGGTTAACTTTGCAAAAAATATTAAGTCAGGATCCGGAGATTAAGGTACTGGATACGGCCCGGGATGGCAAGGAAGGCATAGAAAAGCTTCAAGCCCTCCGCCCCCAAGTGGTGACCATGGATATTGAGATGCCCCAGATTGACGGGCTCCAAGCCCTGGGTGAAATCATGCGCTGGCAGCCTACTCCCATCATTATCCTTAGTGCTTTGACCACAGAAGGAGCACAGGCTAGTGTTAAAGCCTTGGAGGCAGGAGCTTTCGATGTGGTTGCCAAACCTTCCGGGGGACCGGGGGCGGATATTCAGGCTTTAGCCCGGGATTTAATCGATAAAGTGAAAGCAGCTGCACAGGTGAATCTAGGACGATTGGGCAAAAAGGGGGCCGTAAGCCGAATTTCGCCTGCTTCAGGAAGCCGGCCCCCCTGGACTGCCGGGGCTGCCAGTGAAAACACGAATCGATTATCCTCTCTGGGCAGTACGAGCTCAACCTTAGGAAGTGCGAAAGGACGTTCTTTGGATAGTGGAGAAGCCTTGCCCAAGTATCCTGTCGAGATTGTAGCGATTGGTACTTCTACCGGGGGACCGTCGGCTTTGCAAGCGGTCTTAACCCAGCTGCCGGGAAATCTCCCTGTGCCGGTATTGGTGGCACAGCATATGCCGCCGGGGTTCACGGCCCCCTTGGCCCAGCGCCTTAATGGGATGTCCCCCCTCACTATCCGGGAAGGAGTTCATGGCGAGGCTCTGAAAGCAGGCACCATTTATTTTGCGCCTGCCGGCAAACAAATGCAGGTGCAAAGCCGTGGCTCCCAGCTCATTCTGCATATTGGCGATGAATCTCCGATTACCACTCTCTATCATCCGTCGGTGGATGTCATGTTCATGTCTCTGGCGAAGGAAGTCGGTAAAGGCACTTTAGGTGTGGTGATGACCGGAATGGGCAATGACGGACTTAGGGGAATGCGGGAGATCAAGGAACGGGGAGGCTATGCTATCGCAGAGGCTGAAGAGACCTGTGTGGTTTATGGTATGCCCCGGGCCATTGTGGATGCGGGGTTAGCCAATCGGGTGGCTCCTTTGGGAGAGATCGCCCGGCATATTGTTGAATGTGTGCAAAGGAGGTAG
- a CDS encoding FliH/SctL family protein, with translation MRLYTRTRVVKSNAVEVSVPCIVECRTEEFQLLGKHLSVVHERSGSLSQEDEFPRLEGEEKWEPLTVTADEAEDEKAKEIMAEAEAIRTQAQTELEKAREEAAEILEKARVQGEEAALRLREEVSHQAYEEGYARGLAQGLQEGTAQGEREAERMKAEARDILALAQRAAHEEWSKVDETLLRLALKVAERILRVRILEHPEQLLQRIRALSLLPEEREGWKLHVSTADYRWLSQCSDEINIPFLEDQTLTSGDCFLECTEGIFDARVEVQLERCEQLLREELRHDRLE, from the coding sequence ATGAGATTATATACTAGGACGAGAGTGGTTAAAAGCAATGCAGTAGAGGTCAGCGTGCCCTGTATTGTGGAATGTCGGACGGAAGAATTTCAACTCTTGGGCAAGCATCTTTCTGTAGTCCATGAGCGGAGTGGAAGCCTGTCTCAAGAAGATGAATTTCCCCGGCTTGAGGGTGAGGAAAAGTGGGAGCCTTTAACTGTCACAGCCGATGAAGCAGAGGATGAGAAAGCAAAGGAAATCATGGCCGAGGCCGAAGCCATCCGTACTCAGGCGCAGACAGAGCTTGAAAAGGCTCGGGAAGAAGCTGCGGAGATTTTGGAAAAAGCACGGGTGCAGGGGGAAGAAGCCGCCCTTAGGCTTCGCGAAGAGGTCTCTCACCAGGCTTATGAGGAAGGGTATGCCCGAGGCTTGGCCCAAGGGCTTCAGGAAGGCACAGCTCAGGGAGAACGGGAAGCTGAACGTATGAAAGCAGAAGCCCGGGATATCCTGGCTTTAGCTCAAAGGGCTGCCCATGAGGAATGGAGTAAAGTGGACGAGACATTGCTCCGATTGGCTTTGAAGGTTGCTGAGAGAATTCTTCGTGTCCGTATATTGGAACATCCTGAGCAGTTGCTGCAACGTATTCGCGCTTTGTCCCTGCTCCCTGAAGAACGGGAAGGCTGGAAGCTTCATGTATCCACTGCAGATTATCGATGGCTTTCTCAATGTTCGGATGAGATTAATATCCCCTTCCTGGAAGATCAAACCTTAACCTCTGGAGATTGTTTCCTCGAATGCACCGAAGGTATTTTTGATGCTCGCGTAGAGGTACAGCTGGAACGCTGTGAACAACTCCTGAGAGAGGAGCTAAGGCATGACCGATTGGAATAA
- the fliF gene encoding flagellar basal-body MS-ring/collar protein FliF — protein MNFSWAEIKQSILGFWGKLSRPQKIITVAAPLAVAIALISLLYWASNPSYVAIFTELTDIQAGEITSELDELKVKYKLGSNGSAILVPEKEAAGVRLKLANSGLPKGSEFSWSESLNKTRVGETESDRRLRYNLGLQTELEATLKTLSNVKDARVHLNIPEETLFIEQQEATTAAVTLTLKEGSSITEDQIRGIANLLAASVKGLKLEDVTILDSNGNTLSDVLNEDNQPGKMTATQIQLKQLTEENTRKSVQSMLDKAFGAGKTIVRTNATLNFDQVTTDTVTHGPGSVLSESHTTENTTNTSPGGTAPGVDTNVPGYLAPDGTWITSSSEKTSDTLNHQVDTTQEQRIKSPGDIARLSVSVLLDADSISADQIDDQIEKIEAIVASAAGIDRERGDEIQVAALPFDKTGALEQEQALAEAARKERLRTYIEWGVGALLALVFLFVLFRMRSKRKQDAESLELGQALQPVPLAATEELLLAQQEAEREAELKLAQQKQKSAEEIQRQKIKESVDIYVQNNPDEVARLVKTWLAEEK, from the coding sequence TTGAATTTTTCGTGGGCTGAAATTAAACAATCAATTCTTGGATTTTGGGGCAAACTCTCCCGCCCACAGAAGATCATTACCGTTGCCGCTCCTCTGGCTGTAGCAATTGCGCTGATCTCATTGCTTTACTGGGCAAGCAACCCCAGTTATGTAGCCATTTTTACAGAATTGACGGACATTCAAGCCGGAGAGATTACTTCGGAATTAGATGAATTAAAAGTTAAATATAAATTGGGAAGTAATGGTTCGGCCATTTTAGTTCCTGAGAAAGAGGCAGCAGGGGTTCGCTTGAAACTGGCCAACTCAGGTCTGCCTAAAGGGAGCGAATTCAGCTGGAGTGAGAGCCTAAATAAGACGCGCGTTGGGGAGACGGAATCTGACCGGCGGCTGCGTTACAACCTCGGTTTACAAACTGAGCTGGAGGCCACCCTGAAGACCTTAAGCAATGTCAAAGACGCCCGGGTCCATTTGAACATACCTGAAGAGACCTTGTTTATCGAGCAGCAGGAAGCCACAACGGCTGCAGTAACTCTGACTCTTAAAGAAGGCAGCTCCATTACGGAAGATCAGATCCGGGGGATCGCCAATTTATTGGCCGCCTCGGTAAAAGGACTGAAACTTGAAGATGTGACTATCCTGGACTCCAATGGCAATACTCTTTCCGATGTTCTGAACGAAGACAATCAGCCGGGAAAAATGACCGCTACCCAAATTCAGCTTAAGCAGCTCACCGAAGAAAATACCCGTAAATCTGTGCAAAGCATGCTGGACAAAGCATTTGGAGCAGGGAAAACTATCGTCAGGACGAATGCCACCTTGAATTTTGATCAAGTGACGACTGACACCGTAACCCATGGTCCCGGCTCAGTGCTCAGTGAATCCCATACCACAGAAAATACGACCAACACCTCACCTGGGGGAACCGCTCCGGGAGTCGACACCAATGTGCCGGGCTATTTGGCGCCGGACGGGACCTGGATTACTTCATCTTCTGAAAAAACTTCGGACACGCTCAATCATCAAGTGGATACGACCCAGGAACAACGGATTAAGAGTCCAGGCGATATTGCCCGACTCTCTGTTTCCGTGCTCCTGGATGCCGACAGCATCAGTGCCGATCAGATAGACGATCAGATAGAAAAGATCGAAGCCATCGTCGCTTCCGCTGCCGGAATTGATCGCGAACGCGGGGATGAGATTCAAGTGGCTGCTTTGCCTTTTGATAAGACAGGCGCTCTGGAACAAGAGCAGGCCTTGGCTGAAGCGGCTCGCAAGGAACGGCTGCGCACCTATATCGAATGGGGTGTGGGAGCACTTTTAGCCTTAGTATTCTTATTCGTTCTTTTCCGTATGCGCTCCAAACGCAAGCAAGATGCAGAGTCCCTGGAGCTTGGTCAAGCACTTCAGCCTGTTCCCCTGGCAGCGACGGAAGAGCTTCTGCTTGCTCAGCAGGAAGCTGAAAGGGAAGCTGAGCTTAAACTTGCCCAACAAAAGCAGAAATCTGCTGAAGAAATCCAGCGCCAGAAGATCAAGGAATCTGTGGATATCTATGTGCAGAACAATCCTGATGAAGTGGCACGTCTTGTTAAAACTTGGTTAGCGGAGGAAAAGTAA
- the fliG gene encoding flagellar motor switch protein FliG, with protein MSQQLTGIQKTAILMIALGPDKSAKVVQHLAENEIEQLTLEMANVRKISAEQRDKVVDEFYQMCVANDYIAQGGIDYAREVLERALGEQRAFEIITRLSSSLKMRPFDLVRRTDPKQLLSFIQGEHPQTIALIMTHLPPDKAAILLSSLPQERQADVTKRIALMGRTSPEVLKEIEKILERKISSLAPTDYTTSGGIQSVVDILNRSDPGTLKVVMDSLEVDDPELAEQVKRQMFVFEDIVMLDDRGIQLVLREVDMKDLALALKGSNPEVGQKIMANMSSRASQNLREDMEFMGPVRLRDVEEAQQRIVKVIRRLEETGAIVISRGGSDEIIY; from the coding sequence ATGAGCCAGCAGCTTACTGGGATTCAGAAAACAGCCATCCTGATGATTGCCTTAGGGCCGGATAAATCAGCCAAGGTGGTACAGCATTTAGCTGAGAATGAAATTGAACAGTTGACGCTGGAGATGGCCAATGTGCGTAAGATTTCAGCGGAACAGCGGGATAAGGTCGTCGATGAGTTTTACCAGATGTGTGTAGCCAATGATTATATCGCCCAGGGCGGTATAGATTATGCCCGGGAGGTTTTGGAGAGAGCCCTGGGTGAACAGCGGGCCTTTGAGATCATTACCCGCCTTTCTTCTTCCTTGAAGATGCGCCCCTTTGATCTGGTGCGGCGCACAGACCCTAAGCAGTTATTATCTTTTATTCAAGGAGAACATCCCCAAACCATCGCCTTGATCATGACCCATTTGCCACCGGATAAAGCGGCCATTCTCTTATCCAGCTTACCCCAGGAAAGACAGGCCGATGTGACCAAACGGATTGCTTTAATGGGCAGAACAAGTCCTGAAGTTCTTAAAGAGATCGAGAAGATACTTGAGCGTAAGATATCCAGTCTCGCTCCTACGGATTATACAACATCCGGTGGAATTCAAAGTGTCGTGGATATTCTGAACCGCAGCGACCCGGGCACCTTAAAGGTGGTCATGGATTCTCTGGAAGTGGATGACCCTGAACTGGCCGAGCAGGTTAAACGTCAGATGTTTGTCTTTGAAGACATCGTTATGCTTGATGACCGGGGAATTCAGCTGGTGCTGCGTGAAGTGGATATGAAAGATCTGGCCCTGGCCCTTAAGGGCTCTAATCCGGAAGTGGGGCAAAAGATTATGGCCAATATGTCATCACGGGCATCCCAAAACCTGCGGGAGGATATGGAATTTATGGGCCCGGTCCGTTTGAGGGATGTGGAGGAAGCGCAGCAGCGTATCGTCAAAGTAATTCGCCGCCTGGAAGAAACAGGTGCAATCGTCATTTCAAGAGGTGGCAGTGATGAGATTATATACTAG
- the flgC gene encoding flagellar basal body rod protein FlgC, with translation MGIFGSMDISASGLTAQRLRLDVISNNIANINTTRTGQLTEAGNQIPYQRQVVVFKARGTESSFAETLNQALQGRSVSTTALLQGQTTSGATGNGVEVQAIAEDTLPFRLEYNPDSPDAAQTTEDGIPAGYVRMPNVNIVTEMVDMISASRAYEANVTALNASKAMMSKALEIGKG, from the coding sequence ATGGGTATATTTGGGTCAATGGATATCAGTGCGTCGGGATTAACTGCTCAGCGGCTGCGGCTGGACGTTATATCCAATAATATTGCCAATATCAATACGACACGAACGGGACAGCTGACCGAAGCAGGGAATCAAATCCCCTATCAGCGTCAGGTGGTCGTGTTTAAAGCCAGAGGCACAGAGTCCAGCTTTGCCGAGACCTTGAATCAGGCCCTGCAGGGCAGGTCGGTGAGCACTACGGCCTTGCTTCAGGGGCAAACCACTTCAGGTGCCACCGGCAACGGTGTGGAAGTCCAGGCAATTGCCGAAGATACTCTGCCTTTTCGCTTAGAATATAATCCGGATTCCCCGGATGCGGCACAAACGACCGAGGATGGAATTCCTGCCGGTTATGTACGGATGCCCAATGTGAATATCGTGACCGAAATGGTGGATATGATTTCGGCCTCCCGGGCTTATGAGGCCAATGTAACAGCCTTGAACGCTTCCAAAGCCATGATGAGTAAAGCACTTGAGATTGGGAAGGGGTGA
- the fliE gene encoding flagellar hook-basal body complex protein FliE, translating to MAFNPIAPVHPLMLQQNLNPIQENNPVEGSGPQTPAGAAKVGADFGQFLQEALQKVDNLQKEADVASLGLATGQIQDLHTAVIAMEKAGLSLSLTVDVRNRALDAYHEIMRMQI from the coding sequence ATGGCTTTTAATCCGATTGCACCTGTCCATCCTTTAATGCTTCAACAAAACCTGAATCCCATTCAGGAAAATAACCCTGTTGAAGGGAGCGGACCGCAAACTCCTGCCGGAGCGGCCAAAGTAGGCGCTGATTTCGGGCAGTTTTTACAGGAAGCCCTGCAAAAAGTAGACAACCTTCAAAAGGAAGCCGATGTAGCCAGTCTCGGCTTAGCCACCGGGCAGATTCAGGATCTTCATACCGCAGTAATTGCCATGGAAAAGGCCGGACTTTCTTTATCCTTAACTGTGGACGTCCGCAATCGAGCCTTGGATGCCTACCATGAAATCATGAGGATGCAAATATAA
- a CDS encoding flagellar FlbD family protein codes for MIEVTRINGKKLVLNSDLIESMEATPDTVITLTGGNKYVVKETTEELIRRVTEYKRHCHPLFREEGEMSEQWTES; via the coding sequence ATGATCGAAGTCACCCGCATCAATGGTAAAAAACTGGTTCTTAATTCGGACCTGATCGAAAGCATGGAAGCAACCCCGGATACGGTCATCACCTTAACGGGAGGAAATAAATACGTTGTCAAAGAAACGACGGAAGAACTCATTCGCAGAGTGACGGAATATAAAAGACATTGTCATCCGTTATTTCGAGAAGAAGGGGAGATGTCAGAGCAATGGACCGAAAGTTAA
- a CDS encoding flagellar FliJ family protein — protein sequence MAKFRFRLEAALRLAERSLEEQQRLLAQEIQKHFSLQKACQDQERVWQFALLGQEEACRTSPQDLGLWQSFTQKQIELLRYIAEEVSQQEKVVTQQRQRLLEAHQDTEKLKKLKEKQRAVFNLKEQRREQAVLDEAGQIMFGRRSSL from the coding sequence TTGGCCAAATTCAGATTCCGCCTCGAGGCAGCCTTAAGGCTGGCCGAACGCAGCCTTGAAGAGCAGCAGCGGCTTCTTGCTCAGGAGATCCAAAAGCATTTTTCTCTCCAAAAGGCCTGTCAGGATCAAGAGAGAGTGTGGCAATTTGCCTTGCTGGGTCAAGAGGAGGCTTGTCGAACCTCACCTCAGGATCTGGGTCTATGGCAAAGCTTTACCCAAAAGCAGATCGAGCTTCTGCGTTATATAGCGGAGGAAGTATCCCAACAGGAAAAAGTGGTCACACAGCAGCGGCAAAGGCTTCTTGAAGCCCACCAGGATACTGAGAAGTTGAAGAAGTTGAAGGAGAAACAAAGGGCGGTATTCAATCTTAAAGAACAGCGGCGTGAACAAGCTGTCCTGGATGAAGCAGGCCAAATAATGTTTGGACGGAGGAGTAGCTTATGA
- the fliY gene encoding flagellar motor switch phosphatase FliY, with product MGNGMLSQEEIDALLGGNQQTDPPAQKEPAVEFSDMERDAIGEIANISMGTAATTLSQLLGKKVEITTPKVDMASAEQIRKDYPIPSVIVDVRYKAGIEGSNLLILSQRDGAVIVDLMMGGTGENPPTELSELSISGISEAMNQMMGSAATSMSTMFNSVVDITPPQLVLNDMSPQDDDIITNVLQSHEELVRISFRMVVEDVIDSILVQVIPIHVAKGMVGKLLGTMGGSGSKPEPKPAPTPTPAPSLQMEQPQAPVSGYGQPAAPAPGHFMPQAQPEYPPQQQQGYGGPAYGHNQGGYYTPGYGVPPTPVQPAQFVPLKPGDPLHGQENLELILDVPLQVSVELGKAKKTIKEILELGPGSVIELDRLAGEPVDMIVNGKLIAKCEVVVINETFGIRITDIVQPGERMTKAMGFQ from the coding sequence ATGGGTAACGGGATGCTTTCCCAGGAAGAAATCGATGCCCTGCTGGGAGGGAATCAGCAAACGGATCCCCCAGCGCAAAAGGAACCGGCGGTAGAGTTCAGTGATATGGAAAGGGATGCTATAGGAGAAATTGCCAATATCTCCATGGGAACAGCAGCCACAACCCTGTCCCAGCTCTTAGGAAAGAAAGTCGAAATTACCACCCCTAAAGTGGATATGGCCAGTGCAGAGCAAATCCGCAAGGATTATCCCATTCCTTCGGTGATCGTCGATGTCCGGTATAAAGCGGGAATTGAAGGGTCTAATCTTCTCATCCTTTCCCAACGGGATGGAGCGGTTATCGTGGATCTCATGATGGGAGGAACAGGGGAGAACCCCCCGACAGAGCTTTCAGAGCTCAGCATCAGCGGCATCTCGGAAGCCATGAACCAGATGATGGGTTCAGCGGCTACCTCCATGTCCACCATGTTTAATTCTGTCGTGGATATTACACCACCCCAGCTCGTCTTGAATGATATGTCTCCCCAGGATGACGACATTATTACCAACGTGCTTCAATCCCACGAAGAACTGGTGCGGATTTCTTTCCGGATGGTGGTGGAGGATGTCATTGACAGCATTTTAGTTCAAGTGATTCCCATTCATGTAGCGAAAGGAATGGTTGGCAAGCTTCTGGGGACCATGGGAGGAAGCGGTTCGAAACCGGAGCCCAAACCCGCCCCTACCCCTACTCCGGCTCCTTCCCTCCAGATGGAACAGCCTCAGGCACCCGTCAGCGGCTATGGGCAGCCAGCGGCACCGGCCCCCGGTCACTTTATGCCTCAGGCTCAGCCGGAATATCCTCCTCAGCAGCAGCAAGGGTATGGCGGGCCTGCTTATGGGCACAATCAAGGCGGTTATTATACTCCAGGCTATGGGGTTCCGCCTACACCGGTACAACCGGCCCAATTCGTTCCCTTAAAGCCTGGTGATCCCCTTCATGGGCAGGAGAACCTCGAACTTATCTTGGATGTTCCTTTGCAGGTCAGCGTGGAGTTAGGCAAAGCCAAGAAAACCATTAAGGAAATCCTTGAGTTGGGACCCGGCTCAGTCATTGAGCTGGATCGCCTGGCTGGAGAACCGGTGGATATGATTGTTAACGGTAAACTTATCGCCAAATGTGAAGTCGTTGTCATCAATGAAACCTTTGGGATACGCATTACCGATATTGTACAGCCCGGTGAACGCATGACAAAGGCCATGGGGTTTCAATAA
- the fliI gene encoding flagellar protein export ATPase FliI has translation MTDWNNMLHKMSDLDLIVSHGRVAKIVGLMIESDGPRVSVGEYCRIHTQQGKEIPAEVVGFRNSTTLLMPLAELEGIAPGDRVVPQQHKLEVGVGQALLGRILDGLGRPLDGRPMVTQRDYPLQNAPPSAFLRPRIRDPLSVGVRTVDGILTIGRGQRIGIFAGSGVGKSTLLGMMARNTTAGVNVIALVGERGRELRDFIEKDLGEEGLERSVLVVATSDQPALVRLKAAFTATAIAEYFRDQGQDVLLMMDSVTRFAMAQREVGLTAGEPPATRGYPPSVFAMLPKLLERSGMSEIGSITGIYTVLVDGDDHNEPIADTVRGILDGHIVLTRELAMQNHYPAIDTLQSVSRVMNDIIAPEHKELAGKLREHLAVYHDAKDLIDIGAYVTGSNPRIDAAIRHIEGINGFLRQDVEEKVSFDQMLRQLQQALR, from the coding sequence ATGACCGATTGGAATAATATGCTTCATAAAATGAGTGATTTGGATTTAATCGTCTCCCATGGCCGGGTGGCCAAAATCGTCGGACTGATGATTGAATCCGATGGACCCCGGGTCAGCGTAGGGGAATATTGCCGGATCCATACTCAGCAAGGGAAGGAGATTCCGGCTGAGGTGGTGGGCTTTCGCAACTCCACTACCTTACTGATGCCTTTAGCGGAATTGGAAGGAATCGCTCCGGGGGATCGGGTGGTCCCTCAGCAGCATAAACTGGAAGTCGGAGTCGGTCAGGCCCTTCTGGGCAGAATTCTCGACGGGCTGGGCAGACCTTTGGATGGACGTCCTATGGTTACCCAGAGGGATTACCCATTGCAAAATGCTCCCCCCAGTGCTTTTCTAAGGCCAAGGATCAGGGACCCCCTCAGTGTGGGAGTGCGCACAGTGGATGGGATACTGACCATTGGCAGAGGACAGAGAATTGGCATCTTCGCCGGTTCCGGAGTGGGTAAAAGCACTTTGCTGGGCATGATGGCCAGAAATACCACAGCCGGTGTGAATGTGATCGCTTTAGTGGGGGAACGGGGAAGAGAACTGCGGGACTTCATCGAGAAGGATCTGGGCGAAGAAGGCTTAGAGCGCTCCGTACTGGTGGTGGCGACCTCCGACCAACCCGCCTTGGTTCGCCTTAAGGCTGCTTTCACAGCCACGGCCATTGCCGAATACTTCCGGGACCAGGGACAGGATGTGCTCTTAATGATGGATTCCGTGACCCGTTTTGCCATGGCTCAACGGGAAGTGGGCTTGACCGCCGGCGAACCTCCGGCAACCCGCGGCTATCCGCCTTCAGTATTTGCGATGCTGCCCAAACTTCTTGAACGCTCCGGGATGAGCGAGATCGGAAGCATTACGGGTATTTACACCGTCCTTGTGGATGGGGACGATCATAATGAACCCATCGCCGACACAGTCCGGGGCATCCTGGACGGACATATTGTCTTGACCCGGGAACTGGCCATGCAGAACCACTATCCCGCCATTGACACCCTTCAATCCGTGAGCCGGGTTATGAATGACATCATTGCCCCGGAACACAAGGAGCTGGCCGGAAAACTTCGGGAACATCTGGCAGTCTACCATGATGCCAAGGATTTAATCGACATCGGAGCTTATGTAACAGGCAGCAATCCCCGCATCGATGCCGCCATCCGGCATATTGAAGGAATCAATGGTTTCCTTCGCCAGGATGTGGAAGAGAAAGTTTCCTTCGACCAAATGCTCCGGCAGCTTCAGCAGGCCCTTAGGTAA
- a CDS encoding flagellar basal body-associated FliL family protein — MDRKLIIAIFLAGFLGSTIGVVGTLGAQKLFFSDSPSPTGQAVIKKEEGPVISVGEFTVNLQGGAFLKTSIALEGMNEKSEAVLTAKDAFIKDRINTVLSSKTLKDMQPEVREDLKNELISQLNEVTGNQVQGIFFLSFVYQ, encoded by the coding sequence ATGGACCGAAAGTTAATTATTGCAATTTTTCTTGCCGGATTTTTAGGATCGACCATTGGTGTCGTCGGCACCTTGGGTGCCCAAAAGCTATTCTTCTCAGACAGCCCCAGCCCTACAGGACAGGCCGTGATCAAGAAGGAAGAGGGCCCCGTTATATCTGTTGGAGAATTTACTGTCAATCTTCAGGGCGGAGCTTTTCTTAAGACCTCAATAGCTCTTGAAGGAATGAACGAAAAATCAGAAGCTGTGCTTACAGCTAAGGATGCCTTTATTAAGGATCGGATTAATACCGTTCTTTCCAGCAAGACCTTAAAGGATATGCAACCCGAGGTCCGTGAAGATCTGAAAAACGAACTGATTAGCCAACTTAATGAAGTCACAGGCAACCAGGTTCAGGGAATTTTCTTCTTATCCTTTGTTTATCAGTAA
- the fliM gene encoding flagellar motor switch protein FliM, with the protein MGEVLSQDEIDALLNALSDGQVDAEEIKTTKVQKKVRVYDFRRPNKFSKDQIHSLQNIYENYCRSLTTYLSGHLHSVIETKVSSIEQITYDEFIRSLPNPTILSLYTLNPLEGTLLMEMSPALAFAIIDRLLGGQGQGSEKNRDLTEIERTIISHRAQQMINLIGEAWSEVISNEPEYIVLETNPQFTQIVAPNEMIILVTLEVQVGEMVGMVNMCLPYLVLEPVLDKLSTLFLFSTQAKVTSKEQVNAIRRKIEWAKVDMTTLLGHSEILVRDLLELAPGDVIPLMQNVKEALPVYVGNFRKFKGIPGLHGEHLAVQITEIVEEGRDQDG; encoded by the coding sequence ATGGGAGAGGTATTGTCACAAGACGAAATTGATGCCCTGCTAAACGCACTTTCTGATGGTCAAGTCGATGCTGAGGAAATTAAAACCACGAAAGTACAGAAGAAAGTCCGAGTTTACGATTTTAGACGACCGAACAAATTTTCCAAAGATCAGATTCACTCCCTCCAGAATATTTATGAGAATTATTGCCGGTCCTTGACCACCTACTTGTCGGGGCATCTTCATTCGGTTATCGAGACTAAAGTGAGCTCCATTGAGCAAATAACCTATGATGAGTTCATCCGTTCCTTGCCCAATCCGACGATCCTCAGTTTATATACTTTGAATCCCCTGGAGGGAACACTGCTGATGGAGATGAGTCCGGCCTTGGCTTTTGCGATCATTGACCGGTTGCTGGGGGGGCAGGGACAAGGTTCGGAGAAGAATCGGGATCTGACGGAGATTGAGCGAACGATTATTTCCCACCGGGCGCAACAGATGATTAATCTGATTGGGGAAGCCTGGTCTGAGGTTATTTCCAATGAGCCGGAGTACATAGTTCTGGAAACCAACCCTCAGTTTACTCAAATTGTGGCCCCCAATGAAATGATCATCCTCGTCACTTTGGAGGTTCAGGTGGGAGAAATGGTGGGAATGGTCAATATGTGCCTGCCTTATCTGGTGCTGGAGCCTGTCTTAGACAAACTCAGTACCTTGTTCCTCTTTTCGACTCAGGCCAAAGTGACCTCCAAGGAACAGGTTAACGCCATTCGCAGGAAGATCGAATGGGCAAAAGTGGATATGACCACCTTGCTGGGACATTCGGAGATTTTAGTTCGTGACCTTTTGGAATTGGCACCAGGGGATGTGATCCCGCTGATGCAAAACGTTAAAGAAGCGCTCCCTGTTTATGTTGGGAATTTTAGAAAGTTTAAAGGAATTCCTGGTCTGCATGGGGAACATCTCGCTGTTCAAATAACAGAAATCGTTGAGGAAGGAAGGGATCAGGATGGGTAA